One window of Lagenorhynchus albirostris chromosome 16, mLagAlb1.1, whole genome shotgun sequence genomic DNA carries:
- the PSAP gene encoding prosaposin, with product MYSFLVLGSLLGAALASPVLGLRECTRGSAVWCQNVKTASDCGAVQHCLQTVWNKPAVKSLPCDICKDVITAAGDMLKDNATEQEILVYLERTCDWLPKPNMSASCKEIVDSYLPVILDMIKGQMSHPGEVCSALNLCESLQKHLAELNHQNQLKSNQIPDLDMAEVVAPFMANVPLLLYPQDGPHSKPQHKADGDVCQDCIQMVTDVQTAVRTNSSFVEALVDHAREECDRLGPGMADMCKNYINQYSEIAIQMVMHMQPKEICGLVGFCDEVKEMPMKTLVPAKVVSENVIPALELVEPIKKDPVPAKADIYCEVCEYVVKEVVKLIDNNRTEEEIIHALDSVCSKLPSSLSEECQEVVDTYGSSILSILLQEASPELVCSMLHLCSSRGLPVLTAHVMPRKDGGFCEVCKKLVTYLERSLEKNSTKEQILAAFEKGCSLLPDPYQKQCDQFVTEYEPVLIEILVDVLDPSFVCLKIGVCPPARKPLLGTEKCVWGPSYWCQNMESAALCNAVEHCKRHVWN from the exons CTCTCGCCAGCCCCGTCCTGGGCCTGAGAGAATGTACCCGAGGCTCGGCCGTGTGGTGCCAGAACGTGAAGACGGCGTCTGACTGCGGGGCCGTGCAGCACTGCCTGCAGACCGTCTGGAACAAGCCGGCCGTG AAATCCCTTCCCTGCGACATATGCAAAGACGTCATCACTGCAGCCGGTGACATGTTGAAAGACAACGCCACTGAG CAAGAGATCCTCGTGTACTTGGAGAGGACCTGCGACTGGCTGCCCAAGCCGAACATGTCTGCCTCCTGCAAGGAGATCGTCGACTCCTACCTCCCGGTCATCCTGGACATGATTAAAGGACAAATG AGCCATCCCGGGGAGGTGTGCTCCGCTCTCAACCTCTGTGAGTCTCTTCAGAAGCACCTGGCAGAGCTGAATCACCAGAACCAGCTCAAGTCCAATCAGATCCCGGACCTGGATATGGCTGAGGTGGTGGCTCCCTTCATGGCCAACGTGCCCCTCCTCCTCTACCCTCAGGACGGGCCCCACAGCAAGCCCCAGCACAAG GCTGATGGGGACGTTTGCCAGGACTGCATTCAGATGGTGACTGACGTGCAGACTGCTGTGAGGACCAACTCCAGCTTTGTCGAGGCCTTGGTGGACCACGCCAGGGAGGAGTGCGACCGCCTGGGGCCTGGCATGGCCGACATG tGCAAGAACTATATCAACCAGTATTCGGAAATTGCTATCCAAATGGTGATGCATATG CAGCCCAAGGAGATTTGTGGGCTGGTTGGGTTCTGTGACGAGGTGAAGGAGATGCCCATGAAGACTCTGGTGCCTGCCAAGGTGGTCTCGGAGAACGTCATCCCTGCCCTGGAGCTGGTGGAGCCCATAAAG AAGGATCCGGTCCCGGCGAAGGCTGATATTTACTGTGAGGTGTGCGAGTACGTGGTGAAGGAGGTGGTCAAGCTGATTGACAACAACAGGACCGAG GAAGAAATAATTCATGCTTTGGACAGCGTGTGCTCGAAGCTGCCCTCGTCCTTATCCGAGGAGTGCCAGGAGGTAGTGGACACTTACGGCAGCTCCATCCTGTCGATCCTCCTGCAGGAGGCGAGCCCTGAGCTGGTGTGCAGTATGCTTCATCTCTGCTCCAGCCGGGGGCTGCCTGTGCTGACCG CACACGTGATGCCGCGGAAGGACGGTGGCTTCTGTGAGGTGTGCAAGAAGCTGGTGACCTATTTGGAGCGCAGCCTGGAGAAGAACAGCACGAAGGAGCAGATCCTTGCTGCCTTCGAGAAAGGCTGCAGCCTCTTGCCTGACCCGTACCAGAAGCAG TGTGATCAGTTTGTGACGGAGTACGAGCCCGTGCTCATAGAGATCCTGGTGGACGTGCTGGACCCTTCCTTTGTGTGCCTG AAGATTGGAGTCTGTCCCCCAGCCCGTAAGCCTCTCTTGGGAACTGAGAAGTGTGTCTGGGGCCCGAGCTACTGGTGCCAGAACATGGAGTCGGCAGCCCTGTGCAAC GCTGTCGAGCATTGCAAGCGTCACGTGTGGAACTAG